One genomic window of Struthio camelus isolate bStrCam1 chromosome 1, bStrCam1.hap1, whole genome shotgun sequence includes the following:
- the AMER2 gene encoding APC membrane recruitment protein 2, with the protein MDSHCDCAETPAVEQPSGKINKTAFKLFKRRKSGGTMPSIFGVKNKGGDGKGASKTGMVRSKTHDGLADAVLESSKKEEPSGGGDGSSGGGGGDQQSKDVNPPAAASLSVSSNSSVAKSHSFFSLLKKNGKSENGKGESADPRAGSRQKKGLKGIFSSMRWHKKDKNGKEERGESSEIQSDLIMPGSLTASLECIKEETPKPLSETPNGTGEINVELSCEKPGGDPHASAKEADVRGGEPQDSKTPPGEDPTAAGTRPEELCPERPDPGTGEVGTAKDAAITGCGDIIADQEEEVGSGSGGCEKSTPGASKVGASKKHPTMVAYQGGGEEMASPDQVDDTYLQEFWDMLSQTEECGPDTQTGGGGGGGGGGTRTPEGLKENRGTEGAQNRAAVKRCGLNQIPIHLNHKEEQKGREKEQQEGIPNSDEGYWDSTTPGPEEDSTVSIQKETIPRDSYSGDALYDLYAEPDENPPGGPSDEEATCVPRSKPVSPITTTCSLKTPSSTVKDSKIPISIKHLASHPASHTTDSSNSHHVTHHHLAKSEIHRTKIPVSKVLVRRVSNRGLAGTAVKAATYQDSAKK; encoded by the exons ATGGACTCGCACTGCGATTGTGCCGAGACCCCGGCCGTGGAGCAGCCGTCGGGCAAGATCAACAAAACCGCCTTCAAATTGTTCAAGAGGAGGAAATCCGGCGGCACCATGCCGAGCATCTTCGGGGTGAAAAACAAAGGTGGGGACGGGAAAGGCGCGAGCAAAACGGGGATGGTGCGGAGCAAGACTCACGACGGGTTAGCTGATGCCGTGCTGGAGAGCAGCAAGAAGGAGGAACCGAGCGGCGGTGGCGACGGCagcagcggtggcggcggcggcgatcaGCAGAGCAAGGATGTGAACCCCCCGGCAGCAGCCAGCCTGAGCGTCTCGTCCAACAGCTCCGTGGCTAAGTCACACAGCTTCTTCTCCCTGCTGAAGAAGAATGGGAAGTCGGAAAACGGCAAGGGGGAGAGTGCAGATCCGAGGGCTGGCAGCAGACAAAAGAAGGGGCTGAAAGGGATCTTCAGCAGTATGCGGTGgcataaaaaggacaaaaatggcaaggaggaaaggggggaaagcTCAGAAATTCAGTCCGATCTCATTATGCCGGGGTCGCTGACTGCCAGCTTGGAATGCATCAAAGAGGAGACCCCAAAACCTTTGTCTGAAACTCCAAACGGCACCGGAGAAATTAATGTTGAATTGTCTTGTGAGAAACCCGGCGGAGACCCGCACGCCTCGGCCAAGGAGGCTGACGTGAGAGGTGGGGAGCCGCAGGACAGCAAAACCCCCCCAGGGGAGGATCCTACCGCCGCGGGGACCCGACCCGAGGAGCTCTGCCCCGAGCGACCAGACCCGGGCACGGGAGAGGTTGGGACTGCAAAGGATGCGGCCATAACAG GCTGCGGAGATATTATTGCGgaccaggaggaggaagtgggCAGCGGGAGTGGCGGCTGTGAGAAGAGCACCCCCGGGGCCAGCAAGGTGGGTGCCTCCAAGAAGCACCCCACCATGGTGGCCTAccaaggaggaggggaggagatggCAAGTCCGGACCAGGTGGATGACACCTACCTTCAGGAGTTTTGGGATATGCTGTCACAGACAGAGGAGTGCGGCCCAGACACccagacaggaggaggaggaggaggaggtggaggagggacaAGGACGCCTGAGGGGTTGAAAGAGAACCGAGGTACCGAGGGGGCCCAGAACAGGGCGGCGGTGAAACGCTGCGGTCTCAACCAGATCCCCATTCATCTCAACCACAAAGAGGAGCAGAAGGGCAGGGAGAAGGAGCAGCAAGAAGGCATCCCAAACAGCGACGAGGGCTACTGGGATTCCACCACCCCTGGGCCTGAGGAAGACAGCACCGTGAGCATCCAGAAGGAGACCATTCCCAGGGACAGCTACAGCGGGGACGCCCTCTACGACCTCTACGCTGAGCCGGATGAGAACCCACCAGGGGGGCCTTCTGACGAAGAGGCCACCTGTGTGCCACGCTCCAAGCCTGTGTCTCCAATAACCACCACATGCTCACTGAAAACACCTTCAAGCACCGTGAAGGACTCCAAGATACCCATCAGCATCAAACACCTTGCATCACATCCTGCCAGCCACACAACAGACTCCAGCAACAGCCATCATGTCACACACCATCACCTGGCCAAAAGCGAGATACACAGAACAAAAATCCCTGTCTCTAAAGTACTGGTACGCCGGGTCAGTAACAGAGGCTTAGCAGGGACAGCAGTTAAAGCTGCCACATACCAGGACAGTGCCAAAAAGTAG